The following proteins come from a genomic window of Pirellula staleyi DSM 6068:
- a CDS encoding DUF2997 domain-containing protein → MSQIIEVIISTSGQLSIHTKGIGGQECKSASAYLEQALGAVTSEKLTSEFYTPSTQQQSHEGRAG, encoded by the coding sequence GTGAGCCAGATCATCGAAGTGATTATTTCAACGAGTGGTCAACTTTCCATTCACACGAAAGGAATTGGCGGTCAAGAATGCAAGTCCGCGTCGGCCTACTTAGAGCAGGCGCTAGGAGCTGTGACATCCGAGAAGCTGACCAGCGAGTTCTACACTCCATCGACACAGCAACAATCGCACGAGGGGCGAGCCGGTTAG
- a CDS encoding McrC family protein — protein sequence MPIVEVCEWKSCDRPDLNLTADDRALAKSLAQEGKCRLIVEERRRGIRITARSWVGVVRFTEFEVHVRPKLAGDNLRLLQMIEFTTGLNTLKHYSSVLKLAAGGGNLLDLIMLMFVEECERILRGGLLSDYVEEEEELPVVRGRMLFDRQIRKRLGRLDLIHCRHDERKQDVPENQLLAYVLDVCARHAFQPTLRRKARQLEHHLLGSCDPSLLDLVTTRGGIYYDRMNEHYRDAHELCWLIVDALGISDIYSSGSSRIFAFLLDMNRLFEVFVLQVLRQLTSTTALKVSYQSSDRSIIRDSATNQPYSSVIPDFLIAAPSLSGKLVLDAKYKLYDAAGVSNSDIYQSFFYAYAFGRHQLGGHVAGLIYPSESTTASRKELTVRSQFNANAARVVLIGLPIPAVLDEAKSHVWGPATAPLQTFLAEFNKA from the coding sequence ATGCCAATCGTCGAAGTCTGCGAGTGGAAGAGTTGTGATCGGCCCGATCTGAATCTCACCGCCGACGATCGCGCTCTTGCGAAATCACTCGCCCAAGAAGGAAAGTGCCGACTGATCGTCGAAGAGCGGCGTCGTGGAATTCGGATCACAGCACGGTCTTGGGTAGGTGTAGTGCGATTCACTGAATTTGAGGTGCATGTTCGTCCCAAGCTGGCAGGCGATAACCTGCGACTCCTTCAAATGATTGAGTTCACTACAGGACTCAATACACTCAAACACTACAGTTCTGTATTGAAGTTAGCTGCAGGTGGTGGGAACCTGCTCGATCTGATCATGCTGATGTTTGTTGAGGAGTGCGAACGGATCCTTCGTGGCGGATTGCTTTCGGACTACGTTGAAGAGGAAGAGGAACTTCCGGTCGTGCGAGGTCGAATGCTGTTTGATCGTCAGATTCGCAAGCGATTGGGTCGACTCGACTTGATCCATTGTCGACACGATGAGCGCAAACAAGACGTCCCCGAGAATCAGCTTCTTGCCTACGTTCTGGATGTCTGCGCGCGGCATGCCTTCCAGCCAACGCTGCGTCGTAAGGCACGACAGCTCGAACATCATTTGCTGGGGAGCTGTGATCCATCGTTGCTCGATTTAGTGACCACGCGAGGCGGAATCTACTATGACCGCATGAACGAGCACTATCGTGATGCCCATGAATTGTGCTGGCTGATTGTGGACGCCCTGGGTATCAGCGACATCTATAGTTCGGGCTCCTCGCGCATCTTTGCGTTTCTACTGGACATGAATCGACTGTTTGAAGTTTTTGTGCTGCAGGTCCTTCGACAATTGACATCTACGACAGCATTAAAGGTTTCGTATCAATCTTCGGATCGCTCGATCATTCGCGACAGCGCGACGAACCAGCCCTACTCGAGTGTGATACCCGATTTCCTGATAGCGGCCCCCTCATTGTCAGGCAAATTGGTACTCGACGCAAAATACAAACTTTATGACGCAGCAGGAGTCTCTAATTCCGACATCTACCAGTCGTTTTTCTATGCCTATGCGTTTGGCCGTCATCAACTTGGTGGTCACGTTGCAGGTTTGATTTACCCTTCGGAATCAACCACAGCGAGCCGCAAGGAGCTAACCGTGCGGAGCCAATTTAACGCGAATGCTGCACGCGTTGTATTGATTGGCCTTCCCATACCGGCAGTTCTCGATGAAGCGAAGTCGCACGTCTGGGGACCAGCTACCGCTCCTCTGCAAACTTTCCTCGCTGAGTTCAATAAGGCGTAG
- a CDS encoding AAA family ATPase yields MSLATQLQEHIAAAFSGLWIESHEHSDALTEIRQMCEQQQPAWHMATWDIESGLVIAAQSSPTESGGQDPLAAIRSINGLATPDGTAILVLQNFHRFLQSAEIVQALARQIVAGKQNRTILVILAPIVQIPVELEKLFVVMEHELPSREQLRSIAQEVATEEGELPSGAGLDRVLDAAVGLTRHEAENAFSLSLVRHGRIEPQPLWELKSQQLKKSGLLQLHRSEQDFQSLGGLQALKAFCKRSLLHTSQRQPHKRPRGVLLLGVPGTGKSAFAKALGHETGRPTLTLDIGALMGSLVGQSESNIRQALKIADAMSPCILFADEIEKSLSGVGSSGDSGVSARLFGSLLTWMNDHTSDVYLVATCNDISRLPPEFSRAERFDGVFFLNLPGEEERQAIWRLYLHQFDLDARQRLPPDEGWTGAEIRACCRLASILDLPLIQAAQNVVPVAVTAAESVSKLRAWASGRCLSADQPGIYRCAAETKARRKVSRDPSQN; encoded by the coding sequence ATGTCCTTAGCTACCCAACTGCAAGAACACATTGCCGCTGCTTTCAGCGGACTATGGATTGAATCCCACGAACATTCCGACGCTCTCACTGAAATCCGCCAGATGTGTGAGCAGCAACAACCTGCATGGCACATGGCCACTTGGGACATCGAATCGGGATTGGTGATCGCAGCACAATCGTCCCCCACGGAAAGCGGTGGCCAAGATCCACTCGCGGCAATCCGATCAATCAACGGTCTGGCGACCCCCGATGGCACTGCGATTCTCGTGCTTCAGAATTTCCACCGATTCCTGCAGAGCGCAGAGATTGTTCAGGCACTCGCTCGTCAGATCGTGGCCGGTAAACAGAATCGAACCATATTGGTGATTCTCGCGCCGATCGTTCAGATTCCGGTGGAGCTCGAAAAGTTATTCGTGGTGATGGAGCATGAGCTGCCGTCACGCGAGCAGCTACGGTCGATTGCCCAGGAAGTAGCGACAGAAGAGGGAGAGCTTCCTTCGGGAGCGGGGCTCGATCGCGTTCTGGATGCGGCGGTAGGCCTTACGCGACACGAAGCTGAGAACGCATTTAGCCTCTCACTTGTTCGACACGGAAGGATCGAACCCCAACCACTTTGGGAACTCAAATCGCAACAGCTAAAGAAAAGTGGTCTGCTGCAATTGCATCGAAGTGAGCAGGACTTTCAGAGCTTGGGAGGACTCCAAGCACTGAAAGCATTTTGCAAGCGATCGTTGCTGCACACTTCACAGCGACAGCCTCACAAGCGTCCGCGCGGTGTGCTGCTGCTGGGTGTACCTGGCACAGGGAAGAGCGCATTTGCCAAAGCGTTGGGGCACGAAACTGGCAGGCCAACACTTACGCTCGATATCGGCGCACTGATGGGGAGCCTCGTCGGTCAGTCGGAATCCAATATTCGGCAGGCGCTCAAGATTGCCGACGCCATGTCCCCCTGCATCCTGTTTGCAGATGAGATTGAAAAGAGTCTCTCGGGTGTTGGAAGCAGCGGTGATAGCGGTGTCTCGGCAAGGCTGTTCGGTTCGCTGCTCACTTGGATGAACGATCACACCAGTGATGTCTACTTAGTTGCCACGTGCAACGACATTTCGCGGCTACCTCCCGAGTTCTCGCGAGCTGAGCGTTTCGACGGTGTCTTCTTTTTGAACTTGCCAGGTGAGGAGGAGCGTCAAGCGATTTGGCGACTGTACCTCCATCAGTTTGACCTCGATGCTCGCCAACGACTCCCTCCTGACGAAGGTTGGACAGGCGCTGAGATTCGAGCTTGCTGTCGTCTGGCCTCAATTCTCGACCTGCCGCTGATTCAGGCTGCACAGAACGTCGTGCCAGTCGCCGTCACTGCCGCCGAATCGGTCAGCAAGTTGCGCGCGTGGGCATCGGGGCGCTGCCTCAGTGCCGACCAACCTGGGATCTACCGGTGCGCGGCGGAGACCAAGGCTCGCCGCAAAGTCTCGCGTGATCCGTCGCAGAACTAA
- a CDS encoding PD-(D/E)XK nuclease family protein, translating to MSLELDVDPNEVAEKLTGRNYISWSAISTYQACPLRWCFRYVHGLPEAFVSSSLVFGSAIHQAAELHYYELLSGNPAPALDTLLSAYHAAWLERDLASIKFGKDEDINSLSDLAERVLSAFRASPLANPNGQIVGVEEELRGRIVEGCPELLARVDLILDEGSELVVTDLKTAKSRWSQHQAHDSGGQLMLYSELAKELMPGKPIRLQFLVVTKSKSPVVEMRKISIDSARIKRTRSIFWQVWQAMRRGIVYPIPSPMNCPNCPFQKPCRSWQG from the coding sequence ATGAGTCTTGAGCTCGACGTCGACCCCAACGAAGTAGCTGAGAAACTGACGGGCAGAAATTACATCTCGTGGTCAGCGATATCGACGTATCAGGCTTGTCCACTGCGCTGGTGTTTTCGGTATGTCCACGGTCTTCCAGAGGCCTTCGTATCGTCCAGCTTGGTCTTTGGCAGCGCGATCCACCAAGCTGCCGAACTACATTACTACGAACTCTTGTCAGGTAATCCAGCTCCGGCCTTGGATACACTGCTTTCCGCCTATCATGCGGCGTGGCTGGAACGCGATCTTGCCAGCATCAAGTTCGGCAAAGACGAAGACATCAACTCACTTAGCGATCTCGCCGAACGTGTACTGTCTGCCTTCCGAGCAAGTCCTTTGGCAAACCCGAACGGCCAAATCGTTGGGGTAGAAGAAGAACTGCGCGGTCGAATCGTAGAGGGGTGCCCCGAACTACTTGCTCGTGTCGACTTGATACTCGACGAGGGCAGTGAACTGGTAGTGACGGATCTTAAAACTGCGAAAAGCCGATGGAGCCAGCATCAGGCACACGACAGCGGCGGACAGCTAATGCTCTATTCCGAGCTCGCTAAGGAGCTAATGCCCGGCAAGCCAATTCGGCTGCAATTCCTGGTGGTAACGAAGTCGAAGTCGCCTGTCGTCGAAATGCGCAAGATCAGCATCGACTCGGCGCGGATTAAGCGGACTCGATCCATTTTTTGGCAGGTTTGGCAAGCGATGCGGCGCGGGATCGTCTACCCCATTCCATCGCCAATGAACTGCCCCAACTGTCCGTTTCAAAAGCCTTGCCGCAGTTGGCAGGGCTGA
- a CDS encoding DEAD/DEAH box helicase: protein MDVFKLREDVIHDYAEYVRSFVRIREPRLRRFVDDSLTDQALWPQPLIQMNPSFESGGWIDELVDAGVLHQKSKDVFRVKTESDPRGIPMRLHRHQVDAIREAQARRNYVLTTGTGSGKSLAYIIPIVDQVLRNGRGKGIQAIVVYPMNALCNSQYGELEKFLRLGFGEGSEPVRFERYTGQETREKREEITRNPPDILLTNYVMLELLLTRPFEQALVSSARNLSFLVLDELHTYRGRQGADVALLVRRVREACHATSLLCVGTSATMASGGTINEQRLEIASVASRLFGTEVLPNSIIGETLTRETIELDFSDPQVVSRLQLDVTQKDGFPTNYDEFIRKPIASWLEDCLGLTRENGTNRLVRARPQSIQGPSGAAKQLSDLVGMTVKDCEDAIERWLLAGCNCHPHPETKRQPFAFRLHQFISRGDAVFASLEENDHRHLSLSGQQFVPNSDRKKILLPLAFCRECGAEYYSVWKSNDVGTGRVHFRPRDLNDRVEDPAEGEAGFLYRDPEKPWLDDPDEIVQQLPDDWLEEHRGRQRVRSNLRDDVPQPIVIGPDGTVDAQGLIYSYTSTPFRFCQNCGVSYRVRTGASDYGQLATLASGGRSTATTILSLSSVRLLRNEPTLQNFARKLLSFTDNRQDASLQAGHFNDFVEVSLLRSALYKAVAAAGEAGISHDELTQRVYKALNLPFELFAREPGVQFAQRADTERAFRNVLGYRLYRDQKRGWRVTSPNLEQCGLLRIEYPSLMELCRAGEFWRGTHAALTTATPQTRERIAKALLDYLRRELAIDVDYLTTEFFERLQQQSSQRLREPWAIDEQERPEVAAAVFPRGRRPHDRQFYTYVSGRSGFGIFLGRPSTLPEFDRSQGKLKLTDKDSIIQDLFRVLANAGYIVQIVEPTDDDLPGYQLSASAMNWVVADGTVAFHDPIRVPNPPQDGGQTNDFFVNFYKTVANDLRGLEAREHTAQVPYEERERREQDFGSAKLPVLYCSPTMELGVDIRQLNVVNMRNVPPTPANYAQRSGRAGRSGQPAFVLTYCTSGSSHDQYFFRQPERMVAGAVSPPRLDLANEDLVRAHVHAIWLAETGEWLGNSLTDLLDVEGANPSLTMLPSKVAGLSKKTAIESARAKAEAVLRTISEELGTSPWFTSEWLKQTLDHSLHAFEDACQRWRSLFRAAKDQFERQNVIIGDVAMRSQWDEARRLRREAEAQIELLTDSQSVIQSDFYSYRYFASEGFLPGYNFPRLPLSAYIPARRKTKGQDEFLSRPRFLAISEFGPRSIIYHEGSRYIVNKVILPIADGDVPLTGSAKQCEDCGYMRELNWGEAGPDRCENCHSYRLARIDSLLRLQNVATKRRDRINSDEEERLRMGYELRTGLRFKEVGGLAYYQVAEVSGSSSSICTLTYGDAATIWRINLGWRRRANRDQHGFVLDVEKGYWQRSDQLPDDEDPADPLGARTQRVVPYVEDRRNCLILEPATQVSADEMASLQAALKKAIQTIYQLEDNELATEPLPSVNDRKRILFFESAEGGAGVLRRILESGDSLALIAEEALRLCHFDPTTGNDLRRASGATEDCEAACYDCLMSYSNQRDHELLDRKKIRGFLLDMTKSRVKASPGIKAFSAHLETLKSQCDSHLEKSWLDYLVARDLRLPSCAQKFYDQCATRPDFVYEKHHTVIYVDGPPHDFSDRQQRDREKTAAMEDLGLTVLRFHHEAQWDEILAAHPHIFGVIREATSSPEPAAALTGDLLDLELFPGDWHPIVQELSGRDGLMIEPGGDVATGGRVLGAYVLDIAKNDQRLWVIDGREQAGNTLLEAIAAQGYAALSIDPTESSAMEKILSKLGGLG from the coding sequence ATGGACGTTTTCAAGTTGCGAGAAGATGTGATTCACGACTACGCAGAGTACGTGCGTAGTTTTGTTCGCATTCGTGAGCCACGCCTTCGGCGCTTTGTTGACGATAGCCTGACGGACCAAGCGCTTTGGCCGCAGCCGCTGATCCAGATGAATCCCAGCTTTGAATCAGGTGGGTGGATTGACGAACTGGTCGATGCGGGTGTTCTGCACCAGAAGTCCAAAGATGTCTTTCGAGTTAAGACGGAATCTGACCCGCGTGGGATACCAATGCGACTCCACCGACACCAGGTGGACGCCATCCGAGAGGCGCAGGCACGCCGCAATTACGTTCTGACCACTGGGACCGGCTCTGGTAAGAGCCTCGCTTACATTATTCCCATCGTCGATCAAGTTCTCCGAAACGGTCGCGGCAAGGGTATCCAGGCCATTGTCGTGTATCCGATGAACGCTTTGTGTAACAGCCAGTACGGGGAACTCGAAAAGTTTTTGCGGCTGGGATTCGGAGAGGGGTCAGAACCCGTCCGCTTCGAGCGTTACACCGGCCAGGAAACACGCGAGAAGCGCGAGGAGATCACTCGAAATCCTCCGGACATCCTGTTGACCAATTACGTCATGTTGGAATTGCTGCTAACTCGCCCATTCGAACAAGCACTCGTCAGTTCCGCACGCAATCTCAGCTTTCTCGTCCTCGATGAACTACATACCTATCGGGGGCGACAGGGAGCGGATGTCGCATTGCTTGTCCGTCGCGTTCGTGAAGCCTGCCACGCAACATCGCTTCTCTGTGTGGGCACTTCGGCCACAATGGCAAGTGGCGGGACTATCAACGAGCAGCGTCTTGAAATTGCCTCGGTCGCTTCGCGATTGTTCGGAACTGAGGTTCTACCCAACTCGATCATCGGCGAGACCCTGACCCGTGAGACCATCGAGTTGGATTTCAGCGATCCGCAGGTCGTCTCTCGCTTGCAGCTCGATGTTACCCAAAAGGACGGCTTCCCAACGAACTACGATGAGTTCATACGGAAACCAATCGCAAGCTGGCTGGAAGACTGCCTCGGCCTGACTCGCGAGAACGGCACGAATCGACTCGTTCGTGCCCGTCCGCAATCAATTCAGGGGCCAAGTGGTGCCGCCAAACAGCTATCCGATTTGGTGGGAATGACTGTCAAGGATTGCGAAGACGCCATCGAACGCTGGCTGCTGGCGGGGTGCAATTGTCATCCTCACCCCGAGACCAAACGGCAGCCTTTTGCTTTTCGGCTCCATCAGTTCATCAGTCGCGGCGACGCGGTGTTTGCATCGTTGGAGGAGAATGACCACCGGCATTTATCGCTCAGCGGACAACAATTCGTACCGAACAGCGATCGTAAGAAAATCCTGCTTCCATTGGCTTTCTGCCGAGAGTGTGGCGCGGAATACTATTCCGTCTGGAAATCGAATGATGTCGGAACTGGCCGAGTTCATTTCCGGCCCCGTGACCTGAATGACCGGGTCGAAGATCCCGCCGAAGGCGAGGCGGGCTTTCTCTATCGTGATCCAGAAAAGCCTTGGCTAGACGATCCTGATGAGATTGTACAGCAGCTGCCGGATGATTGGCTGGAGGAGCATCGCGGTCGGCAACGTGTTCGCAGCAACCTCCGTGATGACGTTCCGCAACCCATAGTGATTGGCCCCGATGGAACCGTCGACGCACAGGGATTGATCTATTCTTACACGAGCACGCCGTTTCGCTTTTGTCAAAACTGCGGTGTCTCTTACCGCGTTCGAACTGGAGCTTCTGATTACGGACAACTGGCCACGCTCGCGAGCGGGGGACGTAGCACTGCCACGACTATCCTCAGCTTGTCGAGTGTCCGCCTGCTGCGGAACGAGCCAACGCTTCAGAACTTTGCACGAAAGCTCCTCAGTTTCACAGACAATCGGCAGGACGCTTCGCTTCAGGCTGGGCACTTCAACGATTTCGTGGAAGTCAGCTTGCTGAGGTCGGCGCTCTACAAGGCCGTTGCGGCGGCGGGCGAAGCTGGGATTTCGCACGATGAACTAACGCAACGCGTCTACAAGGCACTGAACCTGCCGTTCGAACTCTTTGCCCGCGAGCCAGGCGTCCAGTTTGCCCAGCGAGCCGATACGGAACGAGCCTTCCGAAATGTTCTTGGGTATCGCCTCTATCGAGACCAGAAACGCGGATGGCGAGTTACATCTCCGAATCTCGAACAGTGTGGGTTGCTGCGAATCGAATATCCGTCGTTGATGGAACTTTGCAGGGCAGGAGAGTTCTGGCGTGGAACTCACGCTGCTCTGACAACTGCCACTCCGCAAACCCGCGAGCGTATCGCGAAAGCCCTGCTGGACTACCTACGTCGCGAGCTGGCGATTGATGTCGATTATCTGACCACGGAATTCTTTGAACGGTTGCAACAGCAAAGTTCGCAGCGACTCCGTGAACCGTGGGCCATCGACGAGCAGGAACGCCCAGAAGTGGCTGCGGCCGTATTCCCACGTGGCCGGCGCCCCCATGATCGTCAGTTCTACACATATGTGTCGGGGAGGAGCGGATTCGGGATTTTTCTCGGTCGACCAAGTACCCTTCCAGAATTTGATCGCTCACAGGGAAAACTGAAGCTCACCGATAAAGATTCAATCATTCAGGATCTGTTCCGGGTACTTGCCAACGCGGGCTACATCGTCCAGATCGTTGAACCCACTGATGACGACCTTCCGGGTTACCAGCTCTCCGCATCGGCCATGAATTGGGTCGTTGCCGATGGGACAGTCGCATTTCATGATCCGATCCGTGTTCCCAATCCTCCGCAGGATGGTGGCCAGACCAACGATTTCTTCGTCAATTTTTACAAGACCGTGGCCAACGATCTCCGTGGACTGGAGGCTCGGGAGCATACGGCACAGGTTCCTTATGAAGAACGCGAACGGCGGGAGCAGGACTTTGGATCTGCGAAACTCCCCGTCCTGTATTGCTCACCAACAATGGAACTGGGCGTCGACATTCGCCAATTGAATGTCGTCAACATGCGAAATGTCCCACCCACGCCCGCGAACTACGCGCAACGCAGCGGTCGGGCGGGCCGAAGTGGACAACCGGCCTTCGTCCTGACCTATTGCACGTCAGGTAGCTCTCACGATCAGTATTTCTTCCGTCAGCCCGAGCGGATGGTGGCCGGGGCCGTTAGTCCTCCTCGACTGGACTTGGCAAACGAAGACCTGGTCAGGGCACACGTTCATGCGATCTGGCTGGCAGAGACCGGTGAATGGCTGGGAAACTCGCTGACGGATCTGTTGGACGTCGAAGGAGCAAATCCCTCGCTGACGATGCTGCCGAGCAAGGTCGCTGGACTGTCGAAGAAGACCGCCATCGAATCTGCCCGAGCGAAGGCGGAAGCCGTTCTGCGAACCATTTCTGAAGAACTAGGGACCTCCCCTTGGTTTACCAGCGAGTGGCTGAAGCAGACACTCGATCACTCCCTGCATGCTTTCGAAGATGCCTGCCAGCGGTGGCGAAGCCTGTTCCGGGCGGCGAAAGATCAGTTCGAACGGCAAAACGTCATCATCGGTGACGTGGCGATGCGATCTCAGTGGGATGAGGCCCGACGCCTGCGGCGCGAGGCCGAAGCTCAGATCGAATTGCTGACGGATTCGCAGAGCGTGATTCAGTCCGACTTTTACAGCTACCGGTATTTCGCCAGTGAGGGCTTCCTGCCGGGATATAACTTCCCTCGTTTGCCGCTCTCCGCGTACATCCCTGCACGCCGCAAGACCAAAGGTCAGGACGAATTTCTGTCCCGCCCGCGTTTCCTCGCCATTTCGGAATTCGGCCCTCGGAGCATCATTTACCACGAAGGCTCTCGCTACATCGTCAACAAAGTGATTCTCCCCATCGCCGATGGCGATGTGCCCCTCACGGGCTCCGCCAAGCAGTGTGAAGACTGCGGATACATGCGCGAGTTGAATTGGGGTGAAGCCGGGCCGGATCGCTGCGAGAACTGCCACAGTTACCGTCTCGCCAGAATCGATTCACTGCTTCGCCTCCAGAACGTCGCGACGAAGAGGCGCGATCGAATCAATTCCGATGAAGAAGAGCGACTCCGGATGGGGTACGAATTGCGAACCGGCCTGCGTTTCAAGGAGGTGGGCGGACTCGCGTATTACCAGGTTGCAGAAGTGAGCGGCTCGTCCTCGTCGATTTGCACTCTCACTTACGGGGACGCTGCGACGATTTGGCGAATCAACCTGGGTTGGCGACGGCGAGCCAACCGGGATCAGCATGGATTCGTTCTGGATGTCGAGAAAGGATACTGGCAACGGTCGGATCAACTTCCAGACGATGAAGATCCCGCCGATCCGTTGGGAGCACGAACTCAGCGTGTCGTTCCTTACGTGGAAGATCGTCGCAACTGCCTGATTCTCGAACCGGCGACACAAGTCTCAGCCGACGAGATGGCGTCATTGCAAGCCGCCCTGAAGAAGGCCATCCAGACGATCTACCAACTGGAAGACAATGAACTGGCAACCGAACCCCTTCCGTCGGTCAACGACCGGAAACGGATTCTGTTCTTCGAGTCTGCTGAAGGTGGCGCTGGCGTCTTGCGTCGAATCCTGGAAAGCGGTGATTCCTTGGCACTGATTGCGGAAGAAGCTCTCCGCCTTTGCCATTTTGACCCCACAACCGGAAATGACCTGCGACGCGCATCCGGAGCGACGGAAGACTGCGAAGCCGCGTGCTACGACTGCCTCATGAGCTACTCCAATCAACGGGATCATGAACTCCTGGATCGCAAGAAAATCCGCGGCTTCCTGCTCGACATGACAAAAAGCCGCGTCAAAGCCTCTCCGGGAATCAAAGCATTCAGCGCTCACCTGGAGACGTTGAAGTCGCAGTGCGATAGCCATCTGGAAAAGTCGTGGCTGGATTACCTGGTGGCTCGTGATTTACGTCTTCCGTCCTGCGCGCAGAAGTTCTACGACCAGTGTGCGACCCGACCCGACTTTGTTTATGAGAAGCATCACACGGTGATCTATGTCGATGGACCACCCCACGACTTTTCGGATCGGCAACAGCGTGATCGGGAGAAGACAGCCGCAATGGAAGACCTTGGTCTGACCGTCTTGCGGTTTCATCACGAGGCTCAGTGGGATGAGATTCTCGCTGCCCACCCGCACATCTTCGGAGTTATACGCGAAGCCACGTCTTCTCCTGAACCGGCTGCTGCGTTGACCGGTGATTTATTGGACCTCGAACTGTTCCCCGGCGATTGGCATCCCATCGTCCAAGAGCTTTCTGGTCGTGACGGCTTGATGATTGAACCCGGTGGTGATGTCGCCACGGGCGGACGGGTCTTGGGGGCTTACGTTCTCGACATCGCGAAAAATGATCAGCGATTGTGGGTGATCGATGGTCGCGAACAAGCGGGCAACACGCTCTTAGAGGCAATTGCAGCGCAGGGTTATGCAGCACTGTCGATTGATCCTACCGAGTCGTCGGCAATGGAGAAGATTCTTTCGAAGCTCGGAGGTCTCGGATGA
- a CDS encoding trypsin-like peptidase domain-containing protein, whose product MTPYKILGLDDDATIDQIEAAYRERVKRYHPDSGGDSWAYQQVLVAYEQLMKKLGQPGNAELTIPEKSGPKAPTNTALAAIHPVVQWLLQRWVAVAVVTVVLLMTFCLLQSVWRLVFIVMGLAGLGCATWLAYLGTTKRDEQKILALVGSGAVAVLALILLSMSLFSGGVSSLRFDDLEKTSPAIVATVNERDFSQALIKLGSSVVTENTGGKLRLFTNAHVIGLEDVAGRATKQRDRTANITQFALEVQFPSGAKRRAERVGLAADPNLDVACIEVNPNGLVAGLDYVVVPKVSNAMKVLEVKNGGEVVAVGTPLDILFANSMTFGRISSLRAPKSATSGATWIQHDASISPGNSGGPLFLRQGERYHWIGINTRGADGAALSMAISADEVSSAELIWADANPAGAAQLIGQVYGVAAAVGDQESSKHSTGLDTSINSTGPNAPLALQTQRERNSKSTHQKTDILGMAFRLSRFGYLLWIVVPAVLAAAGAWITKTFRSASVEDNSQKSIPADNGIAKKGWGEVECPQCKRNSYTMYSVGHCPGCGYGRKE is encoded by the coding sequence ATGACTCCCTACAAGATTCTCGGCCTCGACGACGACGCCACCATAGATCAAATCGAAGCGGCCTATCGCGAGCGAGTAAAGCGATATCATCCCGATTCGGGAGGCGACAGCTGGGCCTACCAACAGGTGCTAGTCGCCTATGAACAGCTAATGAAAAAATTGGGCCAACCGGGCAATGCCGAGCTCACCATTCCAGAAAAGAGCGGGCCAAAAGCACCTACTAATACAGCTCTAGCCGCAATTCACCCAGTAGTCCAATGGCTTCTGCAGCGATGGGTGGCAGTCGCTGTAGTGACCGTTGTGCTGCTGATGACCTTTTGTTTGTTGCAATCAGTTTGGCGACTTGTGTTTATAGTCATGGGTCTCGCAGGCTTGGGATGCGCCACATGGCTCGCGTATCTTGGCACGACCAAACGAGACGAACAAAAGATACTGGCTCTCGTCGGCAGCGGCGCTGTGGCAGTGTTAGCGTTGATTCTGCTATCGATGTCGCTTTTCTCTGGCGGCGTTTCGTCACTCCGATTCGACGATCTAGAGAAGACTTCACCGGCAATCGTAGCAACTGTGAATGAAAGAGACTTCTCGCAGGCTCTCATCAAACTAGGCTCGTCGGTTGTTACTGAAAATACCGGTGGCAAGCTGCGCCTCTTTACCAACGCGCACGTGATTGGTTTGGAAGACGTTGCTGGTCGAGCAACTAAACAGCGCGATCGTACTGCGAACATCACACAGTTTGCACTGGAGGTGCAGTTTCCATCGGGAGCCAAGCGGCGAGCTGAGAGAGTCGGCCTTGCGGCCGATCCCAACCTCGATGTCGCGTGCATCGAAGTGAATCCCAATGGACTGGTTGCCGGTTTGGACTACGTCGTTGTCCCGAAAGTCTCTAACGCGATGAAAGTACTCGAAGTGAAAAATGGTGGCGAAGTCGTTGCAGTCGGTACGCCACTTGACATTTTGTTTGCTAACAGCATGACGTTCGGAAGAATTAGCTCACTGCGGGCTCCCAAGAGCGCGACTTCGGGGGCCACGTGGATACAACACGATGCGTCGATCAGTCCTGGCAACAGTGGTGGACCATTATTTCTACGCCAAGGTGAACGATACCACTGGATCGGTATTAACACACGTGGAGCCGATGGTGCTGCGTTATCAATGGCCATTTCCGCCGACGAAGTTTCGTCCGCCGAGTTGATTTGGGCCGACGCCAATCCCGCAGGAGCAGCTCAGCTGATCGGCCAGGTCTACGGCGTCGCAGCCGCTGTCGGCGATCAGGAATCTTCCAAGCATTCAACAGGTCTCGACACTTCCATCAATAGCACTGGCCCAAATGCACCACTAGCCCTCCAGACGCAGCGAGAGAGAAATTCAAAAAGTACACACCAAAAAACAGACATACTTGGTATGGCATTTCGGCTTTCGCGTTTCGGATATCTCCTATGGATTGTCGTTCCTGCAGTTCTAGCAGCCGCAGGTGCTTGGATCACAAAAACATTTCGTAGTGCAAGCGTCGAGGACAACTCTCAAAAGTCAATTCCTGCTGACAATGGAATAGCGAAGAAAGGGTGGGGAGAAGTGGAGTGTCCCCAGTGCAAAAGAAACTCCTACACCATGTACTCGGTAGGTCACTGTCCGGGCTGTGGCTACGGTCGCAAAGAGTAG